A single region of the Nitrosomonas sp. Is79A3 genome encodes:
- a CDS encoding rubredoxin, whose translation MKRFQCNICGFVYDESIGDPEHGIKASTRWKDIPANWICPECGVSKTDFEMVEI comes from the coding sequence ATGAAAAGATTCCAATGTAATATATGCGGATTTGTTTATGATGAATCAATTGGTGATCCGGAGCACGGTATTAAAGCAAGTACACGGTGGAAAGATATTCCGGCAAACTGGATCTGTCCCGAGTGTGGAGTGAGTAAAACTGATTTTGAAATGGTGGAGATCTAA
- a CDS encoding peptidylprolyl isomerase, with translation MRLTKFSQVMIVSILGLSALSVQAQSTGVVAKVNGVAIPQSRLELMVKANVAQGQPDGPEMRKALRENLIAEEILAQEATKKKLDKNPEVIAQLELARQSVLVRAYQADYIKNNAVNDDTLRKEYEVLKVQMGDKEYKARHILVESESVARDIIASLKKGANFAKIAEEKSIDDGSKENGGELNWSPPAAYVRPFSEALVKLSKGGLTEQPVQTSFGWHVIQLMDIRPMEVPAFEEVKQNIQQRVLQREFATVVQDLRSKAKVE, from the coding sequence ATGCGTTTGACGAAATTTTCACAAGTAATGATAGTTAGTATTCTGGGCTTGAGCGCACTATCAGTTCAGGCTCAATCAACAGGCGTTGTGGCTAAGGTGAATGGCGTAGCGATTCCGCAATCGCGTCTGGAATTGATGGTGAAAGCAAACGTGGCGCAGGGCCAGCCAGATGGTCCGGAAATGAGAAAGGCTTTGCGTGAAAATCTAATTGCAGAAGAAATTCTTGCACAAGAAGCGACAAAAAAGAAATTGGATAAGAATCCAGAAGTGATTGCGCAACTTGAATTAGCTCGTCAATCAGTACTAGTCAGAGCATATCAAGCGGATTACATAAAAAATAATGCAGTCAATGACGATACTTTACGTAAAGAATATGAAGTTCTGAAAGTGCAGATGGGTGATAAGGAGTATAAGGCTCGCCATATTTTAGTGGAAAGTGAAAGTGTGGCCCGGGATATTATTGCTAGTCTCAAGAAGGGTGCTAATTTTGCCAAAATCGCTGAGGAAAAATCTATAGATGATGGCAGTAAGGAAAATGGCGGTGAACTTAACTGGAGTCCACCAGCAGCTTATGTCAGGCCTTTTTCTGAAGCACTAGTGAAATTATCGAAAGGTGGATTGACAGAGCAGCCCGTGCAGACTTCTTTCGGTTGGCATGTAATCCAATTAATGGATATACGACCAATGGAAGTCCCTGCGTTTGAAGAAGTAAAACAGAATATACAGCAACGAGTTTTACAACGTGAATTCGCGACGGTTGTACAAGATTTACGCAGTAAAGCAAAAGTCGAATAG
- a CDS encoding VacJ family lipoprotein translates to MINTIRFKVTACLVLGLFLTGCASTKTNNQNGPYDPLEPMNRAVFNFNEMVYDNVFDPVARGYKKVTPDPIELVVGNFFSNLNDVVVITNSVLQLNYKSALASSTRLLINTTFGIFGLIDIASDISAASDINLNKRNEDFGQTLGHYGVASGPYIVLPFLGPSSARDTFGIAVDGFFMDPVTQGVTGVFMKDVAYLNTTALRLPVAAARTINARAQFLDDDKTLEEAALDKYEFTRDAYLQRRTSLVNNSSEAK, encoded by the coding sequence ATGATTAATACTATCCGTTTCAAAGTTACTGCTTGTCTGGTATTAGGTTTATTTTTAACTGGTTGTGCTTCGACAAAAACGAATAACCAGAATGGTCCTTATGATCCTCTGGAACCTATGAATCGCGCTGTTTTTAATTTTAATGAAATGGTGTACGACAATGTTTTTGATCCAGTTGCCAGAGGTTATAAGAAGGTTACTCCCGATCCTATTGAATTGGTGGTTGGAAATTTTTTCTCCAATCTAAACGATGTGGTGGTGATAACTAACTCTGTTCTTCAGTTGAATTATAAGAGCGCACTCGCAAGCAGTACACGATTATTGATTAATACTACTTTTGGTATATTTGGCTTAATCGACATTGCCAGTGATATCAGTGCGGCAAGCGATATTAATCTTAACAAGCGCAATGAAGATTTCGGTCAGACACTGGGACACTATGGAGTTGCCAGTGGACCTTACATAGTTTTACCTTTCTTGGGACCAAGTTCCGCCCGTGATACATTCGGTATTGCTGTTGATGGTTTCTTTATGGATCCCGTTACACAAGGGGTAACAGGTGTTTTTATGAAAGATGTTGCTTATCTTAATACGACTGCGCTACGTTTACCGGTTGCAGCTGCGAGGACGATCAATGCGCGTGCGCAATTTCTTGATGACGATAAAACGCTTGAAGAGGCTGCATTGGATAAGTATGAATTTACACGTGACGCCTATTTGCAAAGACGTACCAGCTTAGTGAACAACAGTAGTGAGGCTAAATAA
- the lplT gene encoding lysophospholipid transporter LplT, giving the protein MERGFYTIMAAQFFSSLADNALLVVAIALLIDLHAPAYLTPMLKFVFVLFYVILAPFVGAFADSMPKGRVMFISNTIKILGCGLLFIAAHQYFAMAAYAVVGLGAAAYSPAKYGILTELLPPEKLVIANGWIEGLTVASIVLGTVMGGILITPAVASVLMEFNFPIIDTGIDSALESSILLIAIIYAIAALFNLYIPNTGVDHRIPKKNPFYLIHEFTHCIKLLWTDKLGQISLAVTTLFWGAGATLQFIVLKWAEVALDYPLNQAAQLQGVVAVGIAIGAIMAARWISLRHSVKVIPLGIAMGIVVMAMILVKDLWIAIVLLMLIGGLAGFFVVPMNALLQHRGHILMGAGHSIAVQNFNENLSILTMLSLYAVLILLEVHIYTVIVAFGLFVSVMMALIRKWHLLNQSKEDSLHLIGARKIH; this is encoded by the coding sequence TTGGAACGCGGTTTTTACACTATTATGGCGGCGCAATTTTTCTCTTCTTTGGCAGATAATGCGTTGCTGGTTGTTGCCATTGCTTTATTGATTGACTTGCATGCACCCGCCTATTTAACACCTATGCTGAAGTTTGTTTTTGTGTTGTTCTACGTCATTCTAGCTCCTTTTGTCGGTGCATTTGCAGATTCTATGCCAAAAGGACGTGTCATGTTTATTAGCAATACCATTAAAATCCTAGGCTGCGGATTATTATTTATCGCCGCGCATCAATATTTCGCTATGGCTGCCTATGCGGTTGTAGGTTTAGGCGCAGCAGCTTATTCTCCAGCAAAATATGGCATCTTGACGGAATTATTGCCGCCGGAAAAACTGGTGATCGCGAATGGATGGATTGAAGGATTAACGGTAGCATCCATCGTATTAGGTACTGTAATGGGCGGTATTCTGATTACGCCGGCAGTTGCAAGTGTATTGATGGAATTTAACTTTCCTATTATTGACACGGGAATTGATAGCGCATTGGAAAGCAGTATTCTTTTGATAGCCATAATTTATGCCATTGCAGCGTTATTTAATCTGTACATTCCAAATACAGGTGTTGATCACCGTATTCCGAAGAAGAATCCATTTTATCTGATTCATGAGTTTACCCATTGTATAAAGCTGCTATGGACAGACAAGCTCGGGCAAATATCGCTTGCAGTGACAACGTTGTTCTGGGGAGCGGGTGCAACGCTACAGTTTATTGTATTGAAATGGGCGGAAGTGGCGCTGGACTACCCCCTCAACCAAGCCGCGCAACTTCAGGGTGTGGTTGCAGTGGGAATAGCTATTGGCGCAATTATGGCGGCTCGATGGATTTCTTTGAGACATTCAGTAAAAGTGATTCCACTGGGTATTGCGATGGGTATAGTTGTGATGGCCATGATTTTAGTTAAAGATTTGTGGATCGCAATTGTTTTGTTGATGTTGATTGGCGGATTAGCCGGATTCTTCGTTGTGCCAATGAATGCTTTGTTACAACACCGCGGACATATTTTGATGGGCGCCGGACATTCCATCGCAGTACAGAATTTTAATGAGAATTTAAGTATTCTCACGATGCTGTCACTGTATGCTGTTCTGATATTACTGGAAGTGCATATCTATACTGTTATCGTTGCTTTTGGTTTATTTGTATCGGTTATGATGGCGTTGATCAGAAAATGGCATTTGCTCAATCAAAGTAAAGAAGATTCACTGCATTTGATTGGTGCAAGGAAGATACATTAA
- a CDS encoding septation protein A, whose product MKFLFDLFPVILFFLAFKLYDIFVATAVAIVAAIVQIGWLWFRRREVDKMMWINLAIIVIFGGATLISQDETFIKWKPTVLYWLIATVLLVSNLIFRKNLIQTMLEKQIVVPLFVWNRLNLSWIGFFLAMGCINLYVAFSFSVDTWVTFKLFGATGLMLVFIIVQMMMIGKYLKDMPSAVVENVTVNEQDNLEKIENKASKER is encoded by the coding sequence ATGAAATTTTTATTTGATCTTTTTCCCGTTATTTTATTTTTCTTGGCTTTTAAGCTGTATGATATTTTTGTTGCAACTGCTGTTGCTATAGTGGCGGCTATTGTGCAGATTGGCTGGCTTTGGTTTCGCCGACGTGAAGTGGACAAAATGATGTGGATAAACCTGGCTATTATCGTTATCTTTGGTGGTGCTACATTAATATCCCAGGATGAAACATTTATTAAATGGAAACCGACTGTATTGTATTGGTTAATTGCAACTGTTTTGCTGGTATCGAATCTAATTTTCAGAAAAAACCTGATTCAAACAATGCTCGAAAAACAAATTGTTGTGCCATTATTTGTTTGGAATAGGTTAAATCTGAGCTGGATCGGTTTTTTTCTAGCAATGGGTTGTATCAATCTTTATGTTGCATTCAGTTTTTCGGTAGATACATGGGTTACCTTTAAATTATTTGGCGCCACTGGATTAATGCTTGTTTTTATCATAGTGCAAATGATGATGATCGGGAAATATCTGAAAGACATGCCTTCAGCAGTAGTTGAAAATGTAACTGTCAATGAACAAGATAATCTGGAAAAAATAGAAAATAAAGCGAGTAAAGAGAGATGA
- a CDS encoding FAD-dependent oxidoreductase — protein sequence MGNPVVIVGSGLAGYAVARELRKLNAEIPIVMISADHGGFYSKPMLSNALSTGRTPESILNGDAVQMASQLKIIIRPHCRVVAIDEPGYAVTLINGEKIFYDRLVLALGADQVRLPLLGDGIEKILTINDLDDYKKFRDALDGKKRVSIIGAGLIGCEFANDLATTGYHVDVIDISAQPLGRLLPPAGGAFIQQKLEASGVVFHLNATTQSVDQMQDHLRITFANGASIETDIILSAVGLRPRTQLAAAAGIPVNRGIVVNRLLQTQFSNIYALGDCAEVEGKVLPFVMPITHAARAIAATLAGKSTPVLYPAMPVIVKTPSCPTVVSPPDFSIKGEWHVDADIDGVKAFYRDDAGNLLGYALLGVAIKEKNNLTAQLPPVLL from the coding sequence ATGGGTAATCCGGTTGTTATTGTAGGAAGCGGATTGGCCGGTTATGCGGTGGCGCGAGAGCTACGTAAACTGAATGCCGAGATTCCCATCGTTATGATATCTGCCGATCACGGTGGTTTTTATTCCAAGCCAATGCTGTCAAATGCTTTATCAACCGGGAGAACTCCCGAATCTATTCTGAACGGCGATGCTGTTCAGATGGCGTCACAATTGAAAATTATTATCCGTCCTCATTGCCGTGTGGTCGCTATTGATGAACCTGGATATGCGGTGACATTAATTAACGGTGAAAAAATATTCTATGATCGACTAGTCCTGGCGCTAGGTGCAGATCAAGTGCGCTTGCCATTATTGGGCGATGGCATAGAAAAGATATTAACCATTAATGATCTCGATGATTATAAAAAGTTTCGTGATGCATTGGATGGGAAAAAAAGAGTCAGTATTATTGGTGCAGGTTTAATAGGTTGTGAATTTGCCAATGATTTGGCAACTACTGGTTACCATGTGGATGTGATAGATATTAGCGCGCAGCCGCTGGGGCGTCTTTTGCCGCCCGCGGGCGGTGCTTTTATACAGCAGAAGCTGGAAGCATCGGGTGTGGTTTTTCATTTAAATGCAACTACGCAATCGGTTGATCAAATGCAAGATCACTTACGCATAACGTTTGCTAACGGTGCATCAATAGAAACCGATATTATATTGTCAGCTGTAGGACTGCGTCCGCGTACGCAACTTGCTGCCGCAGCGGGTATTCCGGTCAATCGCGGCATTGTGGTGAACCGCTTGCTGCAAACCCAATTTAGTAATATTTATGCTTTGGGTGATTGTGCAGAAGTTGAAGGGAAAGTATTACCTTTTGTGATGCCGATTACGCATGCGGCCAGAGCCATAGCAGCAACACTTGCAGGAAAATCAACCCCAGTCCTCTATCCTGCAATGCCAGTAATTGTAAAAACGCCGTCATGTCCAACAGTGGTTTCGCCACCAGATTTTAGTATCAAGGGTGAGTGGCATGTTGATGCTGATATAGACGGTGTAAAAGCTTTTTATCGGGATGATGCCGGCAACTTATTAGGCTATGCTTTATTGGGCGTAGCGATTAAGGAAAAAAATAACCTTACAGCCCAGTTACCTCCAGTATTACTATAA
- a CDS encoding M3 family metallopeptidase — translation MSNPLLDFSGLPRFAEIKDEHITPAIDVLLKENRAVVEKVRGDDQPPTWQNFVQPMVDASERLSRAWGQVSHLNAVMNSPQLREIYNQNLPLITQFYAELSQDLLLFEKFKQLRGSGVFDQLTPARKKIIENELRDFRLGGAELPSDKKQRFLQIQEELSSLSSKFNDNLLDATNAFSLFIEDAETVAGIPADVLQTARELAAADSKTGWKFTLHMPSYLPVLQYADNRDFREKMYRAYATRASEFDDQTGSDKDNMPLINKILALRQEAAQMLGYENYAEVSLATKMATFPQQVLDFLRKLAAKAKPYAEQDLQALRQFAAEKLGLAELEAWDLAYVSEKLREERYAFSDQEIKQYFPEDKVLAGMFKLVEKLYGIRIVSAAASCNIQCWHPDVKFFDIHDANGQLIGQFYLDLYARPTKRGGAWMDDAVTRRRIENQQTGKHVIQIPVAYLTCNFSAPVTINQQIRPALFTHNEVIVLFHEFGHGLHHLLTQVEDLGVSGINGVEWDAVELPSQFMENFCWEWDVLTGMTQHVDTGASLPRALFDKMLKAKNFQSGLQMLRQIEFALFDMHVHFDFKPNGDKTVLQLLNDIRKAVAVIIPPDFNRFPNSFAHIFAGGYAAGYYSYKWAEVLSADAYSMFEETASDGVVNAATGAHFLEEILAVGGSRSALESFIAFRGREPELDALLRHNGMEIV, via the coding sequence ATGTCAAACCCATTACTTGATTTTTCCGGACTGCCTCGTTTTGCAGAAATAAAGGATGAACATATTACGCCAGCCATTGATGTGCTGCTGAAAGAGAATCGTGCAGTAGTTGAAAAAGTGCGTGGAGATGATCAACCGCCTACCTGGCAAAATTTTGTTCAGCCAATGGTAGATGCGAGTGAACGTTTGTCACGCGCTTGGGGGCAGGTCTCGCATTTGAATGCGGTGATGAATAGCCCGCAGCTTCGGGAAATCTATAATCAGAATCTTCCATTGATTACTCAGTTTTATGCCGAATTGTCGCAAGATTTGCTGTTGTTTGAAAAATTTAAGCAGTTACGTGGAAGTGGGGTATTCGATCAACTGACCCCGGCGCGAAAAAAAATTATAGAAAATGAATTGAGAGATTTTCGTTTAGGCGGCGCGGAATTGCCATCTGATAAAAAACAACGGTTCTTGCAGATCCAAGAAGAGCTATCGAGCTTGTCTTCAAAATTCAATGATAATTTGTTGGATGCCACGAATGCTTTTTCATTATTCATTGAGGATGCAGAAACCGTAGCGGGTATTCCGGCTGATGTATTACAGACAGCCAGAGAATTGGCTGCAGCAGATTCCAAAACAGGCTGGAAGTTTACCTTGCATATGCCATCGTATCTTCCGGTGCTGCAATATGCCGACAATCGCGATTTTCGCGAAAAGATGTACCGTGCTTATGCCACGCGTGCCAGCGAGTTTGATGACCAGACTGGATCGGATAAGGACAATATGCCGCTCATTAACAAGATCTTGGCGCTGCGCCAAGAAGCGGCGCAAATGCTGGGTTATGAGAATTATGCTGAAGTTTCGCTGGCAACAAAAATGGCGACTTTCCCGCAGCAGGTTCTGGATTTCCTAAGAAAGCTAGCGGCTAAAGCAAAACCATATGCTGAACAGGATCTACAAGCCCTCCGGCAATTTGCAGCTGAGAAGCTGGGCCTGGCAGAACTTGAAGCTTGGGATTTGGCTTATGTCAGTGAAAAATTGCGTGAAGAACGCTACGCTTTTTCTGATCAGGAAATCAAACAATACTTCCCGGAGGATAAAGTGCTGGCCGGCATGTTTAAGCTGGTGGAAAAGCTATATGGCATCCGTATCGTTTCCGCAGCGGCTTCATGCAATATTCAGTGCTGGCACCCGGATGTAAAGTTTTTTGATATTCATGACGCCAATGGACAGTTAATTGGTCAATTTTATTTGGATCTCTATGCGCGCCCTACAAAACGCGGCGGTGCCTGGATGGACGATGCCGTTACACGCCGGCGAATTGAAAATCAGCAAACAGGAAAGCATGTCATACAAATACCTGTTGCATACCTCACCTGTAATTTCTCGGCACCTGTCACTATTAATCAGCAAATCCGCCCGGCTTTATTTACGCACAATGAAGTGATCGTATTATTTCATGAGTTTGGTCATGGCTTGCATCACCTGCTGACACAAGTTGAAGATTTGGGTGTGTCAGGCATCAACGGTGTTGAATGGGATGCGGTAGAACTGCCTAGCCAGTTTATGGAGAATTTTTGTTGGGAATGGGATGTGCTGACCGGGATGACGCAACATGTTGATACAGGCGCATCGCTACCCAGAGCCTTATTTGATAAGATGCTGAAAGCCAAGAATTTTCAGAGTGGACTGCAGATGCTGCGGCAGATTGAGTTCGCACTTTTTGATATGCATGTGCATTTTGATTTTAAGCCAAATGGTGACAAGACTGTGTTACAGTTATTAAATGATATTCGAAAAGCTGTAGCTGTAATTATTCCACCCGACTTTAATCGTTTTCCGAATAGTTTTGCGCATATTTTTGCGGGAGGTTATGCGGCAGGCTATTACAGTTATAAATGGGCGGAAGTACTGTCAGCGGATGCTTATAGTATGTTTGAAGAAACTGCTTCCGACGGTGTTGTCAATGCAGCGACTGGTGCACACTTTCTTGAAGAAATTCTTGCGGTCGGAGGGAGTCGCTCTGCACTGGAGTCGTTTATTGCTTTTCGTGGGCGTGAACCTGAGCTGGACGCACTACTGCGTCATAATGGAATGGAAATCGTCTGA
- a CDS encoding YciI family protein, which produces MLYVINGEDVPNSLEKRMAVRPEHLKRIQALQEAGHLILAGPYPSIDSHDPGPAGFSGSLIVAEFESLEAAQAWADADPYVSSGVYRRVTVKPFKKVLPA; this is translated from the coding sequence ATGCTGTACGTCATAAATGGTGAAGATGTGCCGAATAGCCTGGAAAAAAGAATGGCAGTGCGTCCAGAACACTTAAAAAGAATTCAAGCATTACAAGAAGCAGGACATTTAATTCTGGCAGGCCCCTATCCGTCTATCGATAGCCATGACCCGGGGCCAGCAGGTTTCTCAGGCAGTCTGATTGTGGCAGAGTTTGAGTCCCTCGAGGCAGCACAGGCTTGGGCGGATGCAGATCCTTATGTTAGCTCAGGGGTTTATCGGAGAGTGACCGTTAAACCTTTTAAAAAGGTATTGCCTGCATAG
- the alr gene encoding alanine racemase produces the protein MPRPTQAFIDLSALTHNLTIVRHYAPHARIMAILKANAYGHGLLHTASALKDVDGFALLELDAAICLRNAGYQQPILLLEGFFSIEELALFEQYQLSAVIHHTEQIAMLSDSKYHDLDLFIKINTGMNRLGLALEQFPQTIRKLTENQRAKRITLMTHFACADDPAEEENVMQQLESFQAVTKGCGYPRSLANSAAIIRYPQTHTDWVRPGIMLYGASPFPDKTALELDLQPAMTLSSRIIAIHELKTGNRVGYHGLFQADHPMRIGIVACGYADGYPRHAPTNTPVLVNNQRSRLLGRVSMDMLAVDLTGIENAGLNSPVVLWGKEIPVDEVAQSAETTSYELLCALAPRVERIVLV, from the coding sequence ATGCCACGCCCTACCCAAGCTTTTATTGATCTTTCTGCACTAACACATAACCTGACTATAGTGCGTCACTATGCTCCACACGCACGCATCATGGCAATCCTTAAGGCGAATGCCTATGGCCATGGATTACTCCACACTGCCAGCGCACTAAAAGATGTTGATGGGTTTGCACTCCTCGAATTAGATGCCGCAATATGTTTACGCAATGCTGGCTATCAACAGCCTATCCTACTTCTGGAGGGCTTCTTCTCAATAGAAGAATTAGCACTATTTGAACAGTACCAACTCAGTGCTGTTATTCACCATACTGAACAAATTGCTATGTTGTCTGACTCTAAGTATCACGATCTAGATTTATTCATAAAAATCAATACCGGCATGAATCGTTTGGGATTAGCGCTTGAACAATTTCCACAGACAATCAGAAAACTAACCGAGAATCAGCGTGCGAAACGAATCACATTGATGACACATTTTGCCTGCGCTGATGATCCTGCGGAGGAAGAAAATGTGATGCAGCAGTTGGAAAGCTTTCAGGCAGTTACTAAAGGGTGCGGTTATCCGCGTTCACTCGCAAACTCAGCAGCGATCATCCGCTACCCCCAAACCCATACCGACTGGGTGCGGCCCGGTATCATGTTGTACGGTGCTTCGCCATTTCCGGACAAAACGGCATTAGAGCTCGATCTGCAACCGGCTATGACACTGTCAAGTAGAATTATTGCGATACATGAATTAAAAACCGGGAATAGAGTCGGTTATCACGGTCTTTTCCAGGCCGATCATCCGATGCGCATCGGTATCGTTGCATGCGGCTATGCAGATGGGTATCCACGTCACGCGCCAACAAATACACCGGTATTGGTGAACAATCAACGCAGCCGGTTATTGGGTCGTGTATCGATGGACATGCTGGCTGTAGACTTGACCGGCATTGAGAACGCGGGGCTTAATAGTCCGGTTGTTCTCTGGGGTAAAGAAATACCTGTTGATGAAGTAGCTCAAAGCGCTGAAACAACCAGCTATGAACTACTTTGTGCATTAGCACCACGAGTAGAAAGGATTGTTTTGGTATAG